One genomic window of Haloarchaeobius salinus includes the following:
- a CDS encoding LysE family translocator — MASTLASLFAGLLFGFALASPPGPMNAIIAEESVLGGWLSGVRAGLGAFTADACFFVLAWLGVVAFVETVPAVKGVMVLAGGVLMCYFAYGAARDAMSETDFVDVDPDDDRKGFSKAFVLALTNPYQIVFWLTVGVHMLDDRAIDVFSHVPYVSESLAGTVVVQAGSLALVVGFFGGILVWVTGFPATLVAVGKRVDRFAPVVAGASAVVLALFGVFFLVDAVQTLAPMVV, encoded by the coding sequence ATGGCATCGACGCTCGCCTCGCTGTTCGCGGGGCTCCTGTTCGGCTTCGCACTCGCCTCCCCACCGGGACCGATGAACGCGATCATCGCCGAGGAGAGCGTCCTCGGTGGCTGGCTCTCCGGCGTCCGTGCGGGCCTCGGTGCGTTCACCGCCGACGCGTGCTTCTTCGTGCTCGCGTGGCTGGGCGTCGTCGCCTTCGTCGAGACCGTCCCGGCTGTCAAGGGCGTCATGGTCCTCGCCGGCGGCGTGCTCATGTGCTACTTCGCCTACGGCGCGGCCCGGGACGCGATGAGCGAGACCGACTTCGTCGACGTCGACCCCGACGACGACCGCAAGGGCTTCTCCAAGGCGTTCGTGCTCGCGCTCACGAACCCCTACCAGATCGTCTTCTGGCTCACCGTCGGCGTCCACATGCTCGACGACCGCGCAATCGACGTGTTCAGCCACGTCCCCTACGTGAGCGAGTCGCTCGCTGGTACGGTCGTCGTGCAGGCGGGGTCGCTCGCGCTCGTCGTCGGCTTCTTCGGCGGCATCCTCGTCTGGGTCACCGGCTTCCCGGCGACGCTCGTCGCCGTCGGCAAACGGGTCGACCGCTTCGCGCCCGTCGTCGCCGGCGCGAGCGCGGTGGTGCTCGCGCTGTTCGGCGTCTTCTTCCTCGTCGACGCGGTGCAGACGCTCGCACCGATGGTCGTCTAG
- a CDS encoding TMEM165/GDT1 family protein, with protein MTGFAEIVVVAFVAQLAVLPGEKVQFIIAGLSTRYHPLVVVSAAATAFAGWTALEILFGEFLLRVLPGVYLDVFTGGLFLVFAVLLWHSIPEDGDRSFDSVGDGSVETDGGVFGSAGGLDETRTVFGHEMPASLAAWFPIFGMMAAGEFGDKTQLVTIGLAAQYGATPAIWTGEMLAIVPVSLANAYFFHRFAHRVNLRKAHIASAALFGFFGLDTFLALLTGFSFWETFVGVATDAVFAVVNWLGGVLPLAFDAAPLLP; from the coding sequence GTGACCGGCTTCGCGGAGATCGTCGTCGTCGCGTTCGTCGCCCAGCTCGCCGTGCTGCCCGGCGAGAAGGTGCAGTTCATCATCGCCGGGCTCTCGACGCGGTACCACCCCCTCGTCGTCGTCTCCGCCGCGGCCACGGCGTTCGCGGGCTGGACCGCCCTGGAGATCCTCTTCGGGGAGTTCCTGCTCCGGGTGCTCCCCGGCGTCTACCTCGACGTGTTCACCGGGGGGCTGTTCCTCGTCTTCGCCGTGCTGCTGTGGCACTCGATACCGGAGGACGGCGACCGGAGCTTCGACAGCGTCGGGGACGGCTCCGTCGAGACCGACGGTGGCGTCTTCGGGTCGGCCGGGGGGCTCGACGAGACGCGGACCGTGTTCGGCCACGAGATGCCCGCCAGCCTCGCCGCGTGGTTCCCGATCTTCGGGATGATGGCCGCCGGCGAGTTCGGCGACAAGACCCAGCTCGTCACCATCGGCCTCGCCGCCCAGTACGGCGCGACGCCGGCCATCTGGACCGGCGAGATGCTCGCCATCGTCCCGGTGAGCCTCGCGAACGCCTACTTCTTCCACCGGTTCGCCCACCGAGTGAACCTCCGGAAGGCCCACATCGCCTCCGCCGCGCTCTTCGGCTTCTTCGGGCTGGACACGTTCCTCGCGCTCCTGACGGGCTTCTCGTTCTGGGAGACGTTCGTCGGTGTGGCCACGGATGCCGTCTTCGCCGTCGTGAACTGGCTCGGTGGCGTCCTCCCGCTGGCCTTCGACGCGGCCCCGCTGCTGCCGTAG
- a CDS encoding metal-dependent transcriptional regulator, with product MLSDVMEDYLKAIYILQKHGDPPVSTSEIAEYLDVTPPTVTSMVEKLDDRGLVEREKYKGVELTDEGVTVALEVLRHHRLLEAYLTEHLDYDWSEVHEEADVLEHHISEEFERRVADALGNPTVDPHGDPIPDADLSPPADAEHTRLSDHEPGTTVEISRVSDRDEDELRYLKDANITPGTVVRIVDVAPFGMVTVAVSDGGRQSLPEEIADSIRVKRVETGTVSAEEVPEA from the coding sequence ATGCTTTCGGACGTGATGGAGGACTATCTCAAGGCGATCTACATCCTCCAGAAGCACGGCGACCCACCCGTCTCGACCTCCGAGATCGCGGAGTACCTGGACGTCACTCCGCCGACGGTGACGAGCATGGTCGAGAAGCTCGACGACCGGGGGCTCGTCGAGCGCGAGAAGTACAAGGGCGTCGAGCTGACCGACGAGGGCGTCACCGTCGCGCTCGAGGTCCTGCGGCACCACCGGCTGCTGGAGGCCTACCTCACGGAGCACCTCGACTACGACTGGTCCGAGGTGCACGAGGAGGCCGACGTGCTCGAACACCACATCTCCGAGGAGTTCGAGCGACGAGTCGCGGATGCACTCGGCAACCCCACCGTCGACCCCCACGGCGACCCCATTCCAGACGCCGACCTCTCGCCACCGGCGGACGCCGAGCACACCAGGCTGTCTGACCACGAGCCCGGGACGACTGTCGAGATATCCCGAGTCAGCGACCGCGACGAGGACGAGCTCCGCTACCTGAAGGACGCGAACATCACCCCCGGCACGGTCGTCCGCATCGTCGACGTGGCCCCCTTCGGGATGGTCACCGTCGCGGTCAGCGACGGGGGCCGACAGAGCCTCCCGGAGGAGATCGCCGACTCCATCCGCGTCAAGCGGGTCGAGACCGGCACCGTCTCCGCCGAGGAGGTGCCCGAGGCGTGA